DNA sequence from the Bombus pyrosoma isolate SC7728 linkage group LG12, ASM1482585v1, whole genome shotgun sequence genome:
TTCCAGTAAAGggaatattgtaattatctCATGTAAATAAAGCATTCACACTgcacataaaataaaattttctttattttatgaacTAATCAAAGCTTGATCCAGATTTGGCTGAATATTTAACAACTGTTGATGTATgggagaataaaattatatgagTACAAACCTCTTATGTATTATAAGTGCTATATAAGACAAGACTgtggaattatttataactaaaagtatttattactatgtactattttaaaaatgtgaaatctTTATATAAGATGCCAGACTAAATTATTGGAATCTTCGTAACCGAACATGTATTTCTCAATTTGTTTCAATCCTAAAATAATCACGCTGGCagtattgttttatattgaTTATACAGACAGGAATGAATGTTATCTCATTCTGTAAATGAAAAGTAACTGTACTTGATATTTGACATCATTTAATCTCAAGTCCCTGTACGTagctatttatttaatataatattaagtgcaggtatttttacaataaattcggtcattaatattatttgtgtaGCTACAAAAATGTATGTGCAGCATCATACTGTGTTATTTTGAAATCAATCACTGAATAGTTACTTTGTAACTTGATAACATTTATTACTgagttgaaaaatatatttccagaAATGTttaaacacattttcttcctaatttaattttatacgtatttgcAATCAACATTACTCCAtgagtatattttttataattaagttCAGAGTAATTAACATTTGATTTTAGTAGACTGCATGTTCATCAGGAACTGGTAAAAGGTTGTACCATATCAAATATGAGAGAATTATAGAGGAAAAAATAGAACACTTCTATTTCGGTTAAGAATTTGTAAACCGTATTGTTCATGATAAGATACTGTTACCATACCAtgtttatacgtattatatgtGGCATCTATTTTGGGATAAACCTATCTATATGTTATAGGCAATACTTTGAAGCATGTACTGTGATACTGTCTTTATGACACAAAGGCCATGAAAAGACCTTTTGAGTGAATCTAATCCTTTTGTGTCTGATTCATATTTAAGCTTGTAGGTCTAATGCAAGACCGATCTTGTGACCACCAGAGCCAAAGTTCTTTCCATCaatatttgtagaaagtgTCAGAGTTACACCTAAATATGTTAAAGAATATGTAAGTCAAATACTGAAGTAccttttataaatgaaatgtatacaataaataatcaacATAATCAGTAAAGTACAATGATTTAATGGATATATTATGACAACTGATGAGAAAcgtaaaatcaaatataatattgttactCTACCAAAAGTCTCTTCCTTAGAGTAACATTTTGCACAAATTAAACATCACTTACCATCACGTAACTTTTGTTGATATCCTAGACCAATTTGAAGATTAGAATTAACTTTAGCTCTGATAGATGCATCTGGGTcaagattatattttgtagCAATTCCAAATTGTGTCACATTGTTGCTTGAATTCCACTCCAGATTAATTGCGCCTTCTAATTCTGGTTTCACTTTGTGATAAATGAGGCCACTAAAGTCACAGCCATtgttcctaaaaaaaaaaaaagaatattaaaaaatgaagaaaattttatcaaattattctttctcataaatatttataacgattaTACATACACTGCTGCGTGAAGAGTAAAGTCAGATGCGGTATATCCAAGTGCAAAGTTATTTTTTGTAAGCTTGTTTCTTTGTGTATCAAAACAAGCTTGATATCCAGCCAACCAACCTACAATTTCATCATAGTATTTTATAACCTAGCAAATTTAATCTATTCTGTTTTACTATAACATAATCTTACATCATTCTTTCTGGAATAACAGGATACTGGGAATGTAAAGGGGAAGGACTTGAATGGAATTACAAGAAATCACATAAGGACAACAATATAATAACTATTAAATATCTGAACAACATTTAACTTTTCAAGTTCaatactaaaaaaagaaattatacaatattacataataataaaaataatataaatatatgccATAAACTAAAAGTATATACATGCTATCTTTTTCTTACCTTGGTATCCTACAACAGCTGATGCATTTACCAAAGGACCAGCAGAAAGGCTAAGGTCAAAATCAGCATTGGCTGATACATTCTCATGTTTGTAAGATGTCTTCAGTTTTCCAGTCTTGGTCCTACAATACAAAACAatcacatattttttttcaaaactatttattttaggTACATGCAAAGCAGGGATAAGTAAGCTATAAGGTGcagataaaat
Encoded proteins:
- the LOC122573913 gene encoding voltage-dependent anion-selective channel-like, yielding MAPPAYSDLGKSARDLFSSGYHFGLIKLDVKTKTKSGVEFSSGGVSNQDSGKVFGTLETKYNIDDYGLKFSEKWNTDNTLATDVTFADKLLKGLTLGYGCTFSPQTGTKTGKLKTSYKHENVSANADFDLSLSAGPLVNASAVVGYQGWLAGYQACFDTQRNKLTKNNFALGYTASDFTLHAAVNNGCDFSGLIYHKVKPELEGAINLEWNSSNNVTQFGIATKYNLDPDASIRAKVNSNLQIGLGYQQKLRDGVTLTLSTNIDGKNFGSGGHKIGLALDLQA